The stretch of DNA TTCTAAATGCTATGAGAAGTTAGAACGTTATCAAGAAGCATACAATATCCTGCGTGATTTAGCACAATTAAATGCACATCAATACGATGAACGTGTGCCAGAGTTTGATAACCTCAACCTCAGGGCAAGTAAACTCAAAGAAGTCCATGATTTAAGATAACTTGATGGAAAACAATGTAATTTTTGGTCGAATACCCGTCTTAACCTGCCTCAAGGCAGGTCGTCGTGCAGTTTTCAAAATATATGTTCAGGAAGGTGTAACTATTCCAGGCTTAAACTATTGGGAAAGTTGTGTCCCTATTGAAAGAAAACCACGCGGTTATTTAGACCGCATAACTAAAAATGCTGTTCATCAAGGTATCGTCGCAGAAGTAGACCAATTCCCCATACTTCAACTCGACGAATACCTAAAAAAACACATAGACCAAACAAAACGAATTGTAGTCCTTGACCATATTGAAGACCCACGAAACTTAGGAGCCATTATTCGTTCCGCTGTCGCATTCAAAATCGACGCCATACTATTACCCCAAGAAGGAACAGCACCAATTACACCTATCGTCGTAAAGGCAAGCACTGGAGCGGTAGAATATGCCCAAATCATTCAAACAAAAAGCACCCTACAAAGTGTTCGTAAATTAAAAGAACTCGGTTTCGGAATATATGCCCTCGATGCACACGGAGATAAAAAACTCAACGAGATACAATGGCAAAATAAGAACGTCCTGATCATCGGCGGTGAGGGGAAAGGCATCCGACCATTAATCAAAC from Candidatus Hydrogenedens sp. encodes:
- the rlmB gene encoding 23S rRNA (guanosine(2251)-2'-O)-methyltransferase RlmB, which translates into the protein MENNVIFGRIPVLTCLKAGRRAVFKIYVQEGVTIPGLNYWESCVPIERKPRGYLDRITKNAVHQGIVAEVDQFPILQLDEYLKKHIDQTKRIVVLDHIEDPRNLGAIIRSAVAFKIDAILLPQEGTAPITPIVVKASTGAVEYAQIIQTKSTLQSVRKLKELGFGIYALDAHGDKKLNEIQWQNKNVLIIGGEGKGIRPLIKRECDYIISIPTSPPIEQLNASVSASIAFYTMTIT